A stretch of the Vigna radiata var. radiata cultivar VC1973A chromosome 9, Vradiata_ver6, whole genome shotgun sequence genome encodes the following:
- the LOC106774112 gene encoding UV-B-induced protein At3g17800, chloroplastic isoform X2, which yields MFCSCLNSVAIINSGTSIIVLSTFIESEIVILQLIQDVEGTANSSMNMRIAQLKENQCQIAVEDVMYLLIFYKFSEIRVPLVPKLSSCLYNGRLEILPSKDWELESIHSLEVLDMIREHVTTVTGLKAKSSVTECWATTKVRQFLLARVYVASILYGYFLKSVSLRYHLERNLSLADHDIHLGHRTSLMCSYGFKDAIFGHLSNMPSLGQGLIRPEEELEDLKCYVMSFHPGSLQRCARLRSKEAVNLVGSYSCALFNNKDSGSFENDDVILTSFSSLKRLVLEAVAFGSFLWETEDYIDNVYKLKED from the exons ATGTTTTGTAGCTGTCTTAACTCCGTAGCCATTATCAATTCAGGGACAAGTATAATAGTATTATCTACTTTTATTGAATCAGAGATTGTGATTTTGCAGCTTATACAGGACGTGGAAGGTACTGCAAATAGTTCAATGAACAT GAGGATTGCACAACTAAAAGAGAATCAATGTCAAATTGCTGTAGAAGATGTTATGTACTTGCTGATTTTTTACAAGTTTTCTGAGATCAGGGTCCCTTTGGTACCAAAACTTTCTAGTTGCCTTTACAATGGCAGGCTAGAGATATTGCCTTCTAAGGACTGGGAACTAGAGTCTATTCATAGCTTGGAAGTTTTGGATATGATAAGGGAACACGTAACTACTGTAACTGGCTTGAAAGCAAAATCTAGTGTAACTGAGTGTTGGGCAACAACCAAAGTCAGACAATTCTTACTTGCCCGGGTTTATGTTGCCTCCATATTATATGGTTACTTTTTGAAGTCAGTTTCATTGAGGTACCACCTAGAACGAAATCTATCTTTGGCTGACCATGATATTCACCTTGGTCATAGGACTTCCCTTATGTGTTCTTACGGATTCAAAGATGCCATCTTTGGCCACTTGAGTAACATGCCATCCTTAGGGCAAGGGTTAATTAGGCCAGAAGAGGAACTTGAGGACTTAAAATGTTATGTTATGAGCTTTCATCCTGGATCATTGCAGAGATGTGCCAGATTGAGATCTAAGGAGGCTGTGAATTTGGTTGGTAGTTATAGTTGTGCACTCTTTAACAACAAGGATTCGGGTTCTTTTGAGAATGATGATGTTATTTTGACTTCATTTTCTAGCTTGAAGAGATTAGTATTGGAAGCTGTTGCTTTTGGATCTTTCCTGTGGGAGACAGAAGATTACATTGACAATGTCTATAAGCTTAAGGAAGACTAA
- the LOC106774112 gene encoding UV-B-induced protein At3g17800, chloroplastic isoform X4, whose amino-acid sequence MNMRIAQLKENQCQIAVEDVMYLLIFYKFSEIRVPLVPKLSSCLYNGRLEILPSKDWELESIHSLEVLDMIREHVTTVTGLKAKSSVTECWATTKVRQFLLARVYVASILYGYFLKSVSLRYHLERNLSLADHDIHLGHRTSLMCSYGFKDAIFGHLSNMPSLGQGLIRPEEELEDLKCYVMSFHPGSLQRCARLRSKEAVNLVGSYSCALFNNKDSGSFENDDVILTSFSSLKRLVLEAVAFGSFLWETEDYIDNVYKLKED is encoded by the exons ATGAACAT GAGGATTGCACAACTAAAAGAGAATCAATGTCAAATTGCTGTAGAAGATGTTATGTACTTGCTGATTTTTTACAAGTTTTCTGAGATCAGGGTCCCTTTGGTACCAAAACTTTCTAGTTGCCTTTACAATGGCAGGCTAGAGATATTGCCTTCTAAGGACTGGGAACTAGAGTCTATTCATAGCTTGGAAGTTTTGGATATGATAAGGGAACACGTAACTACTGTAACTGGCTTGAAAGCAAAATCTAGTGTAACTGAGTGTTGGGCAACAACCAAAGTCAGACAATTCTTACTTGCCCGGGTTTATGTTGCCTCCATATTATATGGTTACTTTTTGAAGTCAGTTTCATTGAGGTACCACCTAGAACGAAATCTATCTTTGGCTGACCATGATATTCACCTTGGTCATAGGACTTCCCTTATGTGTTCTTACGGATTCAAAGATGCCATCTTTGGCCACTTGAGTAACATGCCATCCTTAGGGCAAGGGTTAATTAGGCCAGAAGAGGAACTTGAGGACTTAAAATGTTATGTTATGAGCTTTCATCCTGGATCATTGCAGAGATGTGCCAGATTGAGATCTAAGGAGGCTGTGAATTTGGTTGGTAGTTATAGTTGTGCACTCTTTAACAACAAGGATTCGGGTTCTTTTGAGAATGATGATGTTATTTTGACTTCATTTTCTAGCTTGAAGAGATTAGTATTGGAAGCTGTTGCTTTTGGATCTTTCCTGTGGGAGACAGAAGATTACATTGACAATGTCTATAAGCTTAAGGAAGACTAA